The genomic DNA attttatgtcCGCTATTATTGGATATGCTATAAGTATGTAAATGCGTATAAATTACCTGACATATGTAAAACTCGATTGACCGCGTATTTCTTCCACGATTTTCGGAAGGCAGGCCCGGACTTGACAAGCTGTATAAAATCTTGGTTTGTCTTTACTGTTTTTGGCCAGTAACATAGAGTTCTGTCATCAGTCAATTATATCAGTGGAACGACCGTGACCTCTCGTCTGTTGTCTTTCCCAACAAACTCAACGGCAACGAACatttttgtgtgtgtttgtctGGTTTGGATTTGAATGAACTAAGTCACCCTAGAATAAGATTTGACAACTAAGAATTTGGTTGTACACATATCATTTTACTTGATTCATAAAAGTTTCTTAATGTTTCATAGATCATGTAATAAGGTCAATGCGTTTGCTGCAACACGTATCTGTTCAGGCGCACTATAATTCTAACTGGTGAAAAATAGGAAATATGGCGAAGCCTTCTTTGGATGGTACCATAAGACATTTAAACAATGTTTCTTCAACAGAAAACGTACACGAATTACCAGAGCTTCGGCCGTAAAAAATGTCTAGTCACCTCGAAGGGAGAGGGTCTTCGTAAAGATCTTCCGTCCATCGAAACGACGTACTAATGCATTTATACTGTCCATTAgggtgtttcaaaaaaaggttatatttttttttgctcaactaacaggctgaaaagttactttgacacaaaaaaagaaagttcacCAAAGGACaggtccaaaaaaaaatatttagagcGTCCATCGAAACGACGTACTAATGCATTTATACTGTCCATTAgggtgtttcaaaaaaaagttatatttttttttgctcaactaacaggctgaaaagttactttgacacaaaaaaagaaagttcacCAAAGGACaggtccaaaaaaaaatatttagagatGACTCACGGGCCTTCtaatttcccatttaaataacatgggaaatcctTTTTTGCGTGTTTAGAATTTTCTACCTTCTCAATGATAATTAAAATCGCTAATTTAATAGCATtgtttcgtcgaaaatttgacGCTCTACAAAAAGTTTGCTGGTAAAAAAACCCTAAATTCAACTGGTAAAAAGTTATTGATAATCCAAGacatatttgtataaaatttgactgTTTTTCAACTATTACGGCAAAACTATTAGTTTTACCACAACATTCCTTCGAACTTTTTTTGTACTGCATTcaatttccaacaaatttgTTCTTAAGAAAAATTCGCTGACGTCATAGTTCAAAAATATGAGGCCTATGAAAGGaatttaatacaaaaaaattcactttgaatggcttttatttatgtatttatttatcattttttttaatggcttTTTTTATGACGCCCcggtttaaatatatttttgatcgCGAAATTTGGACCTTAGTAAAAGataggagaaatttttttagtttttatcgaaaaagtaagtctttttaattaattttgtattcgtgacttcgaaaagtgtttTTGCTCTTGTTCAGCCATTTTTCGTCGCCGATTTCTCATAAATTGGTCTTTTCCTTTCGTAATTTTGAGCTCATACGGCTATATTTTTATAGTTAtactattaaaaaataatcgttttctcGAAAGTTATCGACGTGACGATTGTAGTGGTGTTGTCAAACGATAtttatctaaaataaaaattagcgTAATTTCCTATTCCTTGTATTGTGCCATTGTTGTTGACCTCGTCGTTTAACTCAGCGTTAGCTGACtcgatcgatatttttcacaaatcaattaaaaatatttctttatttttccatttgatCGCAATAAGAAGATTCTTACAACCATCATTTGAGTAATGTTGTACGAGGAAAAAATGTGATCGTGTTCAACTCGTCGTCGTACAAAAGTGTTCAGTGTTTGGCAGAATTAGTCAGTTTATCTAAATATGGATTCATTTTTGCAGCTTCACGACAATTTATCACGTTATATGACGAATATTCATCAATTTAATCGAATTTTACAGGTCCATTATTTGTCATGAAGGAAACGATCTATTCAATTGGTGACGTAAGACAAAATGTGTGTGGAAGAAAATTGCTAAGTGTGCGTGAGGTTATGTCCGTATTTTTTATGAACACAATTCTCATGGTCTCACAATCAAGCAAAGTGCTAGAAACACCATCAACAAAATCCAAGAGTTTTGGTCTCGAGCTGGAATCCCTACGTGTGGAACAGAACGTGcaattgtacaatattttagatttttaacacgaataatatttcttaatgttattgatttgtttaattcattataataaaaaaaattctttaattctAATGTTAGTTATCGACCGTTCGGTAAGCAACAGTGGCATTTTGGCGAGTCAAGCGTCAACCTCAGCGTTAACGACCTCTAGTCTAACATCCAGTCAAATTTCCGACTTTGCGAATGAAATTGTTGAGccgaaaaaaaaagcgaaaaccGATATTAGGACGCCAGAACTTGCCGCGGCACTCGATCGAGCAAATGTTAGCAGCAGAAATGCTACCTTTATAATAGCTGCTACAGTAGCAAGTCTGGGAATTGATATCGAAGATATTGATTTGAGTCATGCTACCATACATCGGAGTCGCAATAaatttagaaagaaaattgcccaagggttgaaaaatgattttcaaattgacaATCGTTACGTTGTCCACTGGGATGGCAAGTTACTGAGCGAcattgttgataaaaaaaactgtagacAGACTTCCGATTCTTTTATCAATCGGAAATGCTGATCAGCTTCTGGGAGTTCCAAAGATGGATAATGGAACTGCTATGAACCAAGCTTCAGTTATCATTGATACATTAAACCAATGGAACGTAAGTTCTCATGTTAAAGCCATGTGTTTCGACACGACAGCTGTTAATACAGGTATAATTGACATTTACGCTAcagttcaaataaaatattgtttatgtTTGGGTTTTCTTTGCATAATAATTATCTTTCTTACAGGTATTGTAACGCCCAAAAGgcattatgtattataatccacGGAAGCAACCCACTTCCCTCGAATCAACCACTCCTCGAATTAACTTTAGCCGTCACAAAGCACGGATATAACCAGGGGCGGATTTCCGTATAGGCCGAGTAGGCCCGGGCCTAGGGCGGCAAAATTCAGGGGGCGGCAAACCttggttggtttttttttttaatagtcaCGCCCTGTTGTCAACCCACccgttcaattaaaaaaaaaactgaaaaatgtcATCTCATCTCGCATCTCGCAAATAAAGTTGCACGTATggagattataatttttccgccCATCACTCATATTTGCAGAATTAAATACTCAACTCAACACCACTCTTTTAAACCGCAATATATATTTGATCGCAATAAAACTCACTAGACCACCAAAATATTCGCAGTTTATTAAATCAACACAATTAATTTAGCAAATTATGCacacttgttattattttcgcgccGAATACTGTCTCTTCACTGACGGAATGGGTTTTAGTCGAATCAAGATTTTCGAAGAACCGAGACTCGTTCTCGGCCCGAAAGTAAAATGTATTAGGACTGAGGGTGTTGTGCACGTTTATACAAGAATATACACTTAACAAAGAAAGTTGCAAATTGCTTCCTCAAGATTTAGCAAGATGGGCAAACCTTCCTCtatgaggaacttttttttttattttggcttCCTCATAGAGGAAGCTTTGTCCATCTTGCTAAATCTTGAGGAAGCAATTTGCAACTTTCAATTTGCAGCTCTCTTTTTCCTATcatcgttaaaaataaatataaaataatttgcaaatgtCAATTTGCACCGTTTTTTTCGAGtatcataaaaattaacaattttttttttcatcaaatttgaactcgtcaaccaatttttttttaaattttattacttgaACCGTTGGAccgatgtttttttcttcctattatGATACttcatttattaaaaaaaaaaaactagccaTAAATCTTAAAATTTGCGGAAGCTAGAGTAActagtttttttgaaaatttcaaaatgctgcaaaattcgtcttttttttattttagtaaaTTCGATAATATTTTCGGAAAGAAAAGAGTTTGTACCGAttaatacataatattttacaaaatttgcaaaaattgtagcggttcaacgatttttcgaaaaaatcggattttcgaaaaattcgaaaaatcataaattttgaaCCGTTTGACCGATGTATCCCAAATTCAATACCAACCTTCCTATCATGATACTctatctacaaaaaaaattagtcataaATCTTAAAATTTGCGGAAGTGAGAGTGTTCACAgcctttttttgaaaatttcaaaatgccgtaaaatttgtattttccaAGTAATTTCAATCAAACTCTCAGAGAATGAAGAGCTTATATAGATGAACATCTGTGCAAAACGGGAGCTCTGTAGCTCAAACCGTTCTCGAGTtataaacgtttgaattttacaGTGCCAgaacatacacacacacacacacacacacatacacacacacatccgGACATTTCTTCTAGATATGATTTTTCGATCTTTTGGGACATTTTAAACATATTGACATtgaaaactggaaaaaaaaattttcaccgtcacAAAACTTCCTCTATGAGGAAGCAAAAATTCAAGGGTCAAGAAAAATTCCATAAAATACAGCCTTTCAAAAAACaccgaaaagttttggaatttttcttgACCCTTAAATTTCTTTGTTGAGTGTATATTAACAACCATAACATACAATGTTGTATAAACGTACACAACACGCTCAGTCctaatacattttattttcgggcCGAGAACGAGTCTCGGTTCTTCGAAAATCTTGATTCGACTAAAACCGATTCCGTCAGTGAAGAGACAGTATTCggcgcgaaaataataacgagTGTGCATAATTTGCTAAATTAATTGTGTTAATTTCATATACTGCGAATATTTTGGTGTTCTAGTGAGTTTTATTTTGATCAAATATATATTGCCGTTTTCAAAGGTGGTGTTGAATATTTGATTCTACAAATATGAGTGATGGGCGGAAAAAGTTGAGCGGAGCGGAGTACAGAAAGCGAGCTAAAGAAAAGACCGAGAAACAAGATGaagtcataaaaaaaatgaacaaattagagGCGTTTTTCAAGAAACCGGCGGTAAGTATAACTGACCCCGAGAACGATCATTACTCTTCTCCACCGTGTGCGATGATTAAAACTATTGACGGTGCAAATACCGAACAACCCGATACAAGTACTTCAAGTACTTGCAGTAACCAAATCGTGGCTTCCATAGTTCACGCTGGCGCTACTGCCGACATTCTCACGGAATCGCTGAACAatgcgaaaaatgaaaataatacgcTTGATGTGAGCGAAGATCCGGCTCAATGGCTCATAAACGATAAGACTAGGGACTGGATAGCGATTAATGGAGTACAGCAAAATATGCAtgttgatttttctcaaagccaGCGCCTATACGAAGACCGCACGCGCCATTTGTCAAAATCTTTGTTTGAAAGGCAACTCTTGAATGGAGAGAAAGCTCACCGAAGCTGGTTAATTTATTCTCCAAGCGCCGGTCGAGTTTATTGCGGACCATGTCTTGCGTTTGGTGGTGGGACCCAGTTCGGCAGTGCAGGGTTTAATGATTGGAAGAACGCTAACAGTCGAGTGGCACAACACGAGAATTCCGCAACCCACAAATTATGCATTTTGTCTATGAAGGAGAGAGGAAATATTCTCGGTCGAATTGATCAGCGGCTGACAGCACAGCTTGATGATGAAATAACGTATTGGAGGAACGTTTTGAAACGCGTAGCGGCAACTATAAAAGCTCTAGCATCGCGAGGACTACCATTCAGGGGTCACGACGAAAAGTTCGGTTCATCCAACAACGGCAATTATTTAATGACTCTGGAGCTACTGGCTGAATTTGATCCATTTCTGGCTGACCATATTTCGAGGTATGGCAATCCGGGTAGTGGACGTACAAGTTATATGTCGTCGACGATTTGCGATGAATTTATCAAACTTATGGCCGATACAGTGCTTCATACTATTGTCAGTGAGATCAAATCAGCGAAATACTTCTCCATGATCGTAGACTCTTCACCAGACATGTCTCATGTTGATCAACTAACGTTTGTAATCCGTTACGTTCAAAGCGATGGTTCCCCGATTGAACGCttcctgcaattttttcccaacacCGGGCATAAAGCGCTAGAGATGACAGACGCTATCACTTCAGCCTTGAACAAATTTGACATTGAAATCTCAAATTGTCGTGGTCAGTCATATGACAACGCTGCCAACATGTCCGGCGTTTACAATGGACTGCAGGCACATATTAAAAAACTGGCTCCGAAAGCAGCGTATGTTCCCTGTGCAGCTCATTCGCTAAATCTCGTTGGGCAATCGGCAGCAGAAAGTTGCGAAGAAGCTTGTTGGTTTTTCGGTCTTCTGCAAgaagtgtataatttttttactgcatcGACACATCGCTGGGAGATCTTGGAAGCTCAACGTCGCTCTAAAGAAGACTCGAAAGCgggaacaagtaccgtgaaaAGCTTGTCGACAACTCGCTGGTCAGCTCGTGCAGATGCATGCAAAAGTTTGTTGGAGTCTTGGCACGAAATTTATACAGCGCTGCAAATCTTTGAAAAAGATATCACCGAAAAGCCGATCAGTCGATCTGAAGCAAAAGGTATTCGATTGAAGCTAAATCGATTGGAGACAGCGTTCATGACCGTTTTCTGGGGTTTTCTACTTAATCGGTTGAATATTGTAATCGAAAATTACAAGCTGTAAACGTCGACATATTCACCGCTATTCAGATTTACGACTCATTAATCGGTCTCGTGCGAAACTCGGGATAACTTCGATGACTACGAAGAAAAAGCGCTGAAACTGTCTGAAATAGgagaatatgaaaaagaaatgaagcgcaaaagaaaaagaaaactccaTTCCGACGAGTCAGCCGAACAAACGGAAATGAGTGGTCGGGAAAAACTACGAGTCTCCACGTTTTTGGTCATCATAGATCAACTTCTTTGCGAGCTTCGAAAACGACGAGAAGCATACCAGcaattttatgataaattctCGTTTCTCACAAATCTGACGACCCTAAGTCCAGTTGAAGTAGAAGAGAGAGCAACagcgttaaaaaatatttactgttCTGATCTCGAAGAGGATTTTGTTGCAGTGTCAACATTTTCGCTGCCAGTGTCTTTCGAGCCGAAGCCAAACCGACACGCCGATGATATTATTGAAATGGCTTCATGATCAAGATCTCCACAGCGTTTATCCTAACGTTGATATAGCTCTACGCATGTGTGTTTGTATCCCGATTACGAGCTGTTCCGGTGAACGCAGCTTCTCCTGTTTGCGGcgggtgaaaaatgatttgcGTTCGACAATGAACGAGGACAGGTTGAACGCTCTGGCTATCCTTTGCATCGAATCACAGTTGCTGCGGTCATTGGATTGTGATGATTTGATAAACAAATTCGCTACTCAGAAAGCCAGACAGAAGACGCTATGTAAATAACAATTCATTGTTACTCATAActcataaataataaatcaaaatgGTAAGCGTCAGTATCTAAAGACGCTGATTGAGataattttatcttttacaaactttcgttgtttttttattttattttaaatgtaaTCCCTCTATAGTTCATTTAAggatgtatataaaatatatcaataGTCTCAACTTTTCaggaatttgaaatatatgctaaaatttattatgcTAAATCgattggaaaaaagaaaaacacaccTATCCGACCATTTAAAAGAGATATTAAAGATTCAGAGTCCCATTTAACTGCATTTTATTTGTACCGAAAGTTGAAATGACAGCGTAATTGTatctaaaaattatatatgtcGTAACAGACGCACGgctgaaaaaagatttttttaaaacttcatatattcatcaaatttgtaaagaaaaaaaaacatcctaCCCGGTGTCGTTGCAAAGATATTTGTGCTTAACTTTTGACTTGTAAGCGTTTAATAAACGAAACATTATTTGATTTGCTCCCAAAGCCAAATGAACTCGACCGCGAATGTCAATGCTATCTTCATCTCatttaaaatcgtaaaatattattaaaattagcaTAGTTTTGTATgttaaaatgttaaaaatcattaaaatgggaaaaaaattatttggaattgaaatttggaTATAAAAACTAgctttaaaaaacaaatagatGTACTGTGGATTTGAACTTATATACATCCTTAAGTTTTCGTGCTTTACAGCGAgtgaaggggggagggggcggCAATTTTGCATCGGCCTAGGGCAGCCAACGTATCAAATCCGCCCCTGGATATAACATATGAAAGACTGAAACTAGccctataatattcaaaacgaGTAAAGccaaagagaatagaataatatgtatatactaagaAATATACCTATGTGAGGTACGCTAATCCGGCACAGCAAGCAAAAACCCATATCTATATAACGCACGGCGTCCGAGCCTCGCGCGCCGACAAAGAGGGGGAAGGAACCAAAATAGTATATAAGCCGGCACCTCGGACACAGGAGGATACTCTCTTCTTCCAGCTCTCCTTTGGAGAAGCTAATTCGCAAACAAAGGATCAACTGAGATCGCTCAGTTGATccaattatatacattgtgtTCTAACCGTATAACGGCTatttaaagtattatattcttctatttcgaaatctcagaCCATTCTAAACAGCAAacctatataaatttatattatctttatttactgCTCTGCAGCTCGTCAACGAGTCATAACGATCATCATTAATTACAATACACAATacatttaatcaatttattcggtagctggcgccgatattaggccacacaactttctgtactatttcactattaatacttatcattattattattttatcacccaACATTGgctgattctttatttttctattttttttttgtataatgttatacGCCGCAGGCGAAATAGattgaaattcttattttatccaaCACACGCGCAAAGAGAGATTCTGTCAATCACCCACCCCTTCATCCCACCGGCTGCGTcttatcactattgcagtgaaggattcattgctgacacacacacacggctgcggtcgtgcggtATTGcggcgcactctgcattgctaaattacacatccatccacattaacggctgcgtctcctcactattgcagtgaaagactcattgctgacacacacacacggctgcggtcgtgcgctattgcagcgcactctgcattgctaaatcacacatccatccatattaacggctgcgtcttctcactattgcagtgaaagactcattgctgacacacacacacggctgcggtcgtgcgctattgcagcgcattctgcattgctaaatcatacattCATCCACatcaccggctgcgtcttatcactattgcagtgaaggattcattgctgacacacacacacggctgcggtcgtgcgctattgcagcgcactctgcattgctaaatcatacatccatccacattaacggctgcgtcttctcactattgcagtgaaagattcattgctgacacagacacacacacggctgcggtcgtgcgctattgcagcgcattctgcattgctgacacacacacacggctgcggtcgtgcgctattgcagcgcacttaGCATTGCCAAATGACACACTCACCCACatcaccggctgcgtcttctcactattgcagtgaaaggtTCATTGCtgatacacacacacggctgcggtcgtgcgctagtgcagcgcactctgcattgctaaatcacacactcactcacacctccggctgcatcttctcactactgcagtgaaggattcattgccactacacacgcacacacggctgcggtcgtgcgctaatGCAAAGCACCCTGCATTGCTCAATCACACACCCATCCACCTCACCGGCTACGTCTACGCACTATTGCAGTGGTAGATTCTTCGCCACTTCACCCATGTAAATCCTCATACTCCCGCGCACAGCGTTGCACCTCCGCATCGAAGGACGAGCAGCACCCGTGGGCAGGGACCGCCCACGCCAACACTTATCGACATAACCGCCCTTGAAAAGGGGATAAAGTACGTCCAACGCGTCTGTGACAGCCACAGAAAAACGAGACGTTACAGTATACGAAACGGTACATGTGCTATACTGGAGAGAACATTGGGACgagaattgatttatttaccGTGTCGCCAtcatattttcgaaataattctgaaaacCGTATTCGAAATATACTGGCCTACGCAATCTGGTCCCAACGTATCGATCTTCTTAAGGTTCAAAAATAATTGGGATAACGTCGAccaatcgaaatttgaaagcgGCATGGTCGATGAAAATGTTGTAAATGTTGTAGCAGAAAAACGACAAGATTTACTCATTTTCATCAATAACCATTTGCAGGTAAGGTCGTTATTGTACTGcttgaatgaaaatcgatactccgatttgattaatttgtttattatcaGGTGGCTCACTGCAGGGACGATTATAAAGAACTTTTGGAAttgtcatcaatttttctcggCAGTAACATACCTCACACATTCAAGCGTCCTGGAGCAATGCACCATGCGAGGTGGATGGCGAAGGCG from Diprion similis isolate iyDipSimi1 chromosome 2, iyDipSimi1.1, whole genome shotgun sequence includes the following:
- the LOC124415409 gene encoding zinc finger MYM-type protein 1-like: MSDGRKKLSGAEYRKRAKEKTEKQDEVIKKMNKLEAFFKKPAVSITDPENDHYSSPPCAMIKTIDGANTEQPDTSTSSTCSNQIVASIVHAGATADILTESLNNAKNENNTLDVSEDPAQWLINDKTRDWIAINGVQQNMHVDFSQSQRLYEDRTRHLSKSLFERQLLNGEKAHRSWLIYSPSAGRVYCGPCLAFGGGTQFGSAGFNDWKNANSRVAQHENSATHKLCILSMKERGNILGRIDQRLTAQLDDEITYWRNVLKRVAATIKALASRGLPFRGHDEKFGSSNNGNYLMTLELLAEFDPFLADHISRYGNPGSGRTSYMSSTICDEFIKLMADTVLHTIVSEIKSAKYFSMIVDSSPDMSHVDQLTFVIRYVQSDGSPIERFLQFFPNTGHKALEMTDAITSALNKFDIEISNCRGQSYDNAANMSGVYNGLQAHIKKLAPKAAYVPCAAHSLNLVGQSAAESCEEACWFFGLLQEVYNFFTASTHRWEILEAQRRSKEDSKAGTSTVKSLSTTRWSARADACKSLLESWHEIYTALQIFEKDITEKPISRSEAKAVNVDIFTAIQIYDSLIGLVRNSG